The genomic segment CATGACGATCTGCAACATGAGCATCGAGGGCGGCGCGCGCGCCGGCATGGTCGCGCCGGACGATACGACGTTCGGGTACATGGCCAGACGGCCATACGCGCCGAAAGGTGCGGCCTGGGACGAGGCGGTCGCCACCTGGCGCACGCTGCCGACCGACGACGGCGCGGCGTACGATAAGACGATTACGCTCGACGCGGACACGCTGGAGCCGATGGTCACCTACGGCACCAACCCTGGCATGGGTGTGCCGATCAGCGGCCGCGTGCCGGACCCTGACAGCCTGAGCGATATCGGCCAGAAGAACGCCGTGCGCAAGGCGCTGGAATACATGGCGCTGCAGCCGAACCAGCCGCTGCTCGGCCAGAAGATCGACGTGGTGTTCATCGGCTCGTGCACCAATGCGCGCATCAGCGATCTGCGCAACGCGGCCAATCTGCTGAAGGGCCGCAAGATCAGCGCGCAGACGCGCGTGCTGGTCGTGCCCGGCTCGCAGCAGGTCAAGAAGCAGGCCGAGCAGGAAGGCCTCGACCGCATCTTCCGCGAAGCGGGCGCCGAGTGGCGCGAATCGGGCTGCTCGATGTGCCTGGCCATGAACGGCGACCAGGTCGGCCCCGGCGAGTATGCCGTCAGCACGAGCAACCGCAACTTCGAAGGGCGGCAGGGCAAGGGCGCACGCACCTTCCTGGCCTCGCCGCTGACCGCGGCCGCCAGCGCCATCGAAGGCCGCATCGCCGATGCGCGTCGCTACCTCTGAGCCAATTTGCAGAATAGTCGGGCACCGCATCGCGCTACCCGGGGTGTAGGGACGGGTCTCTGACCTGTCCTGGGCTGGGCTTTGCCCCGCCCCTACACGAACGAGAGTGTGATTCCGTGGTCCGGTAGCTCCGAAAACCGCTTTAGACTGCACATAGGGAGCCATACGACATGCAATATGTGAATCTGGGCAAGTCCGGCCTGAAAGTCTCGCGCATCTGCCTCGGCATGATGACCTACGGCACATCGCAGTGGCGCGACTGGGTGCTCGACGAGGAGGCCAGCAAGCCGTTCGTCAAGCGCGCGCTGGAGCTTGGCATCAACTTCTTCGACACGGCCGACGTCTATTCGCTCGGCGTCAGTGAGGAAGTGACCGGACGCGCGCTCAAGGAGTACGCGAAGCGCGATGACGTCGTGATTGCCACGAAGCTCTGCAATCCGACCGGCCCCGGCCCGAACGACCGCGGGTTGGGTCGCAAGCACATCATGCGCTCGATCGACCGCTCACTGCAAAAGCTCGGTACCGACTACGTCGACTTATACCAGATTCATCGCTGGGACGCCACGACGCCGATCGAGGAGACGATGGAGGCGCTACACGACGTGGTGCGTGCGGGCAAAGCGCGTTACATCGGCGCGTCGTCCATGTACACCTGGCAGTTCGTGAAGGCGCAGTATGTCGCTGACCGGCACGGCTGGACGCGCTTCGCGGCGATGCAGAACCATTACAACCTCGTCTACCGCGAGGAAGAGCGCGAGATGAACCCGTACTGTGTGGCCGAGGGCGTCGGGCTGATCCCGTGGAGCCCGCTGGCGCGCGGCTTCCTGGCGGGCAATCGCACGCCGGACAAGAGTGGCGCGACGACTCGCGCCAAGAGCGACAAGTTCGCGCAAGACATGTATTTCACGGATGCGGATTTTGCGATCGTCGACCGGGCGGCTGCGCTGGCGAAGCAGCGT from the Chloroflexota bacterium genome contains:
- the leuC gene encoding 3-isopropylmalate dehydratase large subunit; amino-acid sequence: MPQTLFEKIWNAHVVSQDAESPAVLYIDLHLIHEVTSPQAFNGLRTRGIKVRRPDRTLATMDHSTPTRALDLSLVDDMNRNQVLQLEENCRQFGIPLFNLLSDKRGIVHIIGPEQGVTQPGMTIVCGDSHTSTHGAFGSLAFGIGTSEVEHVLATQCLLQRKPKTCLVRVDGTLRAGVTAKDIILAIIAQNGVEGGTGHVFEYAGSAIRASSMDERMTICNMSIEGGARAGMVAPDDTTFGYMARRPYAPKGAAWDEAVATWRTLPTDDGAAYDKTITLDADTLEPMVTYGTNPGMGVPISGRVPDPDSLSDIGQKNAVRKALEYMALQPNQPLLGQKIDVVFIGSCTNARISDLRNAANLLKGRKISAQTRVLVVPGSQQVKKQAEQEGLDRIFREAGAEWRESGCSMCLAMNGDQVGPGEYAVSTSNRNFEGRQGKGARTFLASPLTAAASAIEGRIADARRYL
- a CDS encoding aldo/keto reductase, whose protein sequence is MQYVNLGKSGLKVSRICLGMMTYGTSQWRDWVLDEEASKPFVKRALELGINFFDTADVYSLGVSEEVTGRALKEYAKRDDVVIATKLCNPTGPGPNDRGLGRKHIMRSIDRSLQKLGTDYVDLYQIHRWDATTPIEETMEALHDVVRAGKARYIGASSMYTWQFVKAQYVADRHGWTRFAAMQNHYNLVYREEEREMNPYCVAEGVGLIPWSPLARGFLAGNRTPDKSGATTRAKSDKFAQDMYFTDADFAIVDRAAALAKQRGVSTAQIAYAWMMHKPGIASPIIGASKMYQLEEAVAAVDVKLGADEIKSLEELYRPHAVLGHS